Within the Natrinema pellirubrum DSM 15624 genome, the region CGAGGCCACTCTCTTCTTCGATTTCTCGAGTCACGGCGTCACGTGGTGTCTCTCCGTGTTCGATGGTCCCTTTCGGAATCTGTAGGCCCTCATACTCCGGGCCCTCGAACACCAGGAGCTCCCCTGGCGCACGCGTGATGTATGCACACGCCTTCTGGACATACGTTCCCGGGCTCTGCCCATCCTGTGCGGTCTCGGCTAGGTGTTGCCAGTCCCTCTGTGACATTGATCCCACGCGATCGTTGTGACCGTCCCGCTAGTAACGTATTAGATGTAGTTAATCTTTGGTGGGAGTCACCCCGATGCGCGGTCAGCGGCGCGTCGATGCATCCCACGCCATCCAGGACGAGACTCCCTTCGGTGGCCATCCGTTCCCAGGGGCGGCGGCGCCAGGAACCGGGTCGAGTTCGTGGCAGGTCTCGTCCCACTACTAGTGCCCACTAGTGGCGACTCCGTCTGCGATAATCAGGTGTCTGGCGGCCGAGGGGTCGCCGGTCGCGATTGTGTGCCAGTGGGTTACCGGCCGGCCGGCAGATCGGCGAGCGTCAGCTCCGGGCCGATGAGTGCCGACTGGATCTCAGCCTCGCGGAGTTCGGCACCCGTCCCGATGACCGCTCGCTCGACCGTGCCGCCGGTGATCGTGGCGTCGGGGAAGACGACGCAATCACGGAGGATCGCGTCGGTAACGCGGGCGCCCTCCATGACGTGGACGTTGGCCCCGATCGTCGTCCCCTCGAGCGACGCGTCAGGGTGGATCGTGCTGTCGCCGTCGAACTGCCAGGCGACGGCGTCGAGATAGCTCTCGGGCGTCCCGATGTCGAACCAGGCGCCGTCGAACGTGAACGCGTCGACGCGCTCCCGGTCGACGAGCCACTGGACGAACCAGCCCGGCTCGTCGGGGTTGTTCTCTCCAGCCAGGTACGTCTCGAGCAACTCGAGGTCCGCTGCGCGGAACCCGTAGCAGGCGACCGACACGAGCGTACTCGGTGGGTCGTCAGGCTTCTCCTCGAAGGCGACGATCTCGCGGCCGTCGTCGTCGAGTTCGAGGACGCCGTACGATGTCGCGCGGTCGTAATCGCCGACATCGTAGGCGGCGAGCGTCGGGGTTTCTCGTTGGCGGAAGAAGTCGACGAACTCGCTCACGTCGAAACTGAGGAGGTTATCGCCCGCGATCACGATCGTGTCGTCCGTGAGGTTCTCTCGGTCGACGAGCTGGGCGAGCGCGCCGATCACACCGAACTTCTCGTCCTCGTCGGTCGTGTCTTCGATCGAGAGCTGTGGTTTGTGGTAGTCGTTGGTCTCGAGGTGGGCTTCGAACTCGTCCGCGAACCGCTCGTTCGTCGAAACGTAGACGTCGTCGATTCGGTCGTCCGTCTCGAGGTCCTCGAGCACACCATCGATGACCGTCGTGTCACCAACCGGAAGGAACATCTTCGGGCGTTGGCGAGTGATCGGCCAGAGTCGGGTAGCGTAGCCGCCTGCTAGTACGATCGCATCCATCGATCTAACTTTCTCTATCATAGAAAAGTTTCTTCCTATCTAAACTACGTTTGGATACGGAGAACTCCATACACCCTCCATCGAGGTGACTACGTGGCCCTAGTGGAGATCGTTCTAGGGTCTAGTAGTCTGATCACAGACGACTGTCCGGCCCCTTCGGCAGGTTCCAACTTCTCGAGTCGTCTCCGCTACCACGTCAGTCCGTCGTACGTGATCCCGTCCCGGCGCTCGACGATGCGGCGGCCGTCGACGACGACGGGGGTCGCCATCTCGTCGAACGCGTCGTCGAGCGCCGCGAACTCGTCCCAGTCGGTCACGACAACCGCTCCGTCACTGTCGCTCAGTGCAGCCTTTGCGGTGGTGGCGTATTCGACCGCCGGGATTCGCTCCCGCATAGGGTCGTTCGCGACCGGATCGTACGCGACGACCTCCGCGCCGTACTCCCGGAGTAATTCGATCACCGGGATTGCTCTGGAGTTTCTGATGTCGTCGGTCTGGGGCTTGAACGCGAGGCCGAGGACCGCGATCCGCGCACCCTCGAGGTCGACGTGGTGCTTTAGGCGGTCGACCAGTCGTTCGGGCTGGCGTTCGTTCACCTCGACGGCGGCCTCATAGACGCTGGACCCGAACATCTGGCGCGACATCAGAACTACGGGGTACCCATCGGGTAGTCCATTTTGAATGAAGGACGTTCGATGCTGCGTTGTTCGGTTTTCCCTGATTTCGCTCCAACAGCTGAGGGATCAGATCGGGAAGATGCTTCGTGAGCAGGATCTTCGGTAGTCAAGTACTGTCTTAGAGGTCGTCAAGATATCGTTCAACGTACGGATGAAGGTCGTTGAACGGTGGATGGAAGACGTCAATCGCGCTGTGTTGGTCGTCGCCAGAGAAATCGGGCTCGTCGTGTTCGAGATGGCAGCGATACGCAGTCGCAACGTAGTGTTTCGAGTCAACACCCTCAATCTCAGAGGTATCATAGAAGTGCTCGTAGGTTCCAAGACACTCGCCGATAACGACAGATTCTCCGAGTTCTTCCTTGGCGACGCGGTGGACAGCCTCAGTCCGGGATTCATTCTTCAGTACCGTTCCACCGGGCACGAACCATTCTCCTTTGGCGGGATCGTTTTCGCGTTTGCCCAAGAGAATACCGCCATCATGTTCGACGACGAGGTCAACGGAGACGAGTGGAACATTCTCTACGATTGCCTGCCACTCGGACGGCGGGATCGGTTTCTCTTCGCCAGGCATCGTCAGTCCAAGTAGTACTCGACGGTTCGTTCGAGACCTTCTTCAAACGTGTATTCCGGTTCCCAGCCGAGTGCTTCGATTTTCTCGGTTTCGAGTGCGTAGCGCTGGTCGTGGCCGGCGCGGTCCTCGACGAATTCGATCAGGTCGTTGTCTGCCCCGACGGCGTCCAGAACCGCTTCGGTGACTTCGAGGTTCGTCTTCTCCGCGTGGCTCCCGATGTTATAGATCTCTCCCACTTCCCCCTCCCGGAGGACCACGTCAAGTGCTCGGCAATTATCCTCTACGTAGATCCACTCGCGGACGTTCGACCCGTCGCCGTAGACGGGCAGGTCCTGGCCGTTGGCCGCGTTCTGGATGAATTTCGGGATGAGTTTCTCGGGGTGCTGACGGGGACCGAAGTTGTTGCACGTCCGCGTAATGAGGACAGGAAGGTCGTGAGTCGTCTGGAAGCTCTGTGCGAGGAGGTCCGCACCTGCCTTCGTCGCCGAATAGGGGTTCCGGGGATTGAGTGGGTCGTCTTCGGAGAACTTCCCGTTGAGGATCTGGCCGTACACCTCATCGGTCGAGATCTGGAGGAAGCGCTCGATATTTGCCTCGTTAGCAGCGTCGAGGAGGGTCTGGGTGCCTTGGACGTTCGTCGTGACGAAGGGTTTCGCACCTTGGATTGACCGGTCTACGTGTGATTCCGCCGCGAAGTTGACGATTGCATCGACGTCGGAGACGAGGTCAGTGACGAGATCGCGGTCGCGGATGTCACCTTCGACGAACTCGTGTCGTGGGTCGTCGAGAACGCCATCGAGGTTCTCCTTCGAACCCGCATACGTCAACGCGTCCAGTGTGATCACTTCGTCGTCCTCGTGTTCGTTGAGAAGGTAGTGAACGAAGTTTGAACCGATGAATCCCGCACCGCCAGTGACCAGTACTCGCATAGTATGACCGTGTTCGCAGTACCTATTTACATTACTGTCGGAACACTACAGTATGCAACTCCTCGTCGTCGGTGCCAACGGTCTCCTCGGTAGTAACGTTGTACGTGCAGGTCAGCAACGCGGGTGGAACGTCTCTGGAACCTATCACTCAACTCAACCGGCGTTCGACATTCCACTTATGCAGTCGCTCTTGTGGCGGAGATTGTTGGTGAGTCATAGCGCAGTTTCGAGGATGGTTTTGAGCGCTTCTTTCCCCGGTTTGCGGAACACTTCTCGACGGAGCTGAAACGCTCGGATATACGGCGTGAGTCTGTCTTTAGAGACACCTCGATGCGGCGAGAGCCACCGTCGCACCAGCGACGCGTGGCTCTCGCAGGTGTTCACGTGAACGTCTCCATCGACGTACTCGCCGTCACCGTGGACGACGTATTCACGGGTGAATGCGTCGTCCTCGTCAAGTGGATCGTATGCCCGAAAACCGTCTGTGTAGACGGTTAACGACTCCTGCTGGCGGTCGGCCAGCAGGAGTCGGATCCTCGATTCGGTCGCGGCTTTCGTCGGGATCACGTGTCGTTCACCACTGCCGCGATCAGCGAGAACAAACACAGGGAGCTTGTCCTCAGCGTATGTTCCACGCCCGCGCGTAGACAGGCCACGCGAGCGCGACCAGCCGTCGCGCTCGCGGCCCTTGAGACCCGCTTTCACGTAGAATTCATCTATCTCGATGGGGCCTTCGAGCTGTAGTCGAGGCGCGTCCAGCGCTCGCAAAAAGCGCTGGACGCGCCGGTAGATCGTCTTGTATGAAACGTCAATCTCTACGTCTAATTGCCTGAGACTTGTGTTGAAGCGGATGTACGTGTAGACGGCGAGAAACCACTTTCTGAGCGCCACCGAAGAATGTTCGAAGATCGTGCCGGTCTGATCGTTGAACGTGCAGTCGCAATCCTTACAGAGATACCGCTGAAACACGCGATAGCTGCCGTACCGAATCACAGATTCGCCACGGCAGCGTGGGCAATAGACGCCGTCGCGCCAGCGAACCTGTTCCAGCAGGTTCGCGGCGCGACGCTCCGAGACGAACGTCTTGACTGGGAACATTGTTCGTCGGGTGACGCGGTCGCGTCACCCTTGCCCTCTGTGACTTCCAGCTACTGCTGAGAACTCACCAACAATCCTCTACCCAAGAGCGTAGTAGTCGAGTGCGCCGCCCGAAACGTTGGGACGATTGCTGTGGGGGATCTGAATGGTATTCGCGAGGACACCGACTGGGGTGACCACGGCAACCTCGATCTACATGGGTGGGCGTTCGACAGGTTCACGAAGATGCTGGCATACAAAGCCGCTGAACACGGTATTTCTGTTGAGCGCGTGGATGAACGCGGTACGTCCAAGTCCTGTGGTTCCTGCGGGACCACCGATGGCAGCCAGCGTGTCGAACGCGGGCTGTACGTCTGTGAGGAGTGTGGGCTGGTCGCTAATGCTGACGTGAACGGAGCCGAAAACATCCGACAGAAGGTACTCCCGAATCTCGCCTGTGATGGGGGAGATAGGGATAACGGCTGGATGGCACAGCCAGCGGTTCGCCTGTTCGACAAATCCACGGGCAGAGTACGCCCACAAGAGCAGGTGGCCTGCGAACCATAATCTCCTAACGCTCAGGAAACCGCGCCGTTCACGGCGCGGAGGATGTCATCCACTGTCGACGTTTCACACGTCGGACCCGTACACCTGTTCGGACGTCTCCTCTCGTGCCTCTTCGACGGCTCGTTCGAGGTCGTCTGCATCGACTTTCTCGCCGAGTGCTGTAAGCTCGGCGGCGATCTCACTGGCAGACTCGTGGCTCTGTTCAGCTTCAGCGAGCAGCTGCTCCAGCCGGAGTGCGGCGATCGCTGTATCGTCATTAAGCTCGCGGAGATGGGCGCGGCAGGCCTCTTTGATGAATTCGCTCTTGTTGGTGTAGATCCCCGTTTCATCGAGGAACCGCTCGATCTCGGTGTCGAGCTCAACCGGGAACTTGACGCTGACACTCGCGTATTTCATTGTAGTACCATCGTACTACGAGTATTTGAATACTGGCTGCCCGTGCGGGGAGGTTTTCAGGACGATATGTAGTCGATCAACTGGCTCGCCACATCCTTGGTGCGATCGTCGACGAGAGAGGTCAGGTAGTGCTCGGCAAGTCCTCGAACGCAGTCACTGTACTTCTTCCATCTCGTCGGTCTGGAGTTCCTCGAGACGCTCTTCACCGTACTGTTCGTCTGCCGCCTGCTGCTGTCGGTGGAGCCGGTAGGCCGACTGGAGCCGTTCCTTGTCGTCCGTGATCGCCCAGTACGGGCGCTTGTGCCGCACGAGACCGCGTTCCTTCAATCGCGAGAGAATCGCACCAACGGCATCTGTATCCAGGCCGAGTTGTTCGGCGATTGTTGCCGCCTTCCACGCCTGGTCGTCATTCTTGTCGAGGAACAGCACGATCCGCTCGGTATCATTCCGTTCCTCGAATTCGTCGGCGTCAGCGTTCTCGAACTCGTCGATATCGATGGTACCGCTCGACATAACCTAGTGTTGGGGCTGTTGGAACATAGCCGTTTTGGGATGTTTGCTACCGTGGATGGGGTGGTTCCTTCTTGCGCTCAGATACATCCCTGGCGGGACGTGCTGCCGACTATGAGTCACTGATCACTCCAGTTTAATTTCACATTGCGTAACAGTAGCCCGAATTTCGTTTGGATCGAATTCCGGATTACTGCCTGTGGGCGGGGCTGTCTGCGCTGGATAAGGGACAATCCACTCGTCACTACCTGATGGGTGGACTGTTGTGACGAAGCATTCGAGATAGTCCCCTACTGTGAGTTGATGGGCGTCGAAGAAGGAGGGCGGGATTTCCTTCAGTGGCCGTGGACGGGCTTCACCCCACAGGAGCCTTTCTAGGAAGCACCGAAGCGTTTGTACACTTTGCATACGAAGTAAACAGTATGGGGACGATCTCGACACGCGTTCCCGACGAGCTGGAAGCCGAACTCGAGGCATATTTCGAGGAGGAAAAGCTCGACCGGAGCACGGCCGTTCGGAAACTCCTCTCCGAGGGGCTCGAAGAGTGGCGTCGCGAACAGGCACTCGATCAGCTTGCGGCCGGATCCATCACATTCAGCAAGGCGGCTGAGCTGGCCGGGATGTCGGTCTGGGATTTCGCCCAGCTCGCCAAAGAACGTGATATCACCTGGGTGGCGGACGACCATCTCGACGCGGATCTCGAGGCGCTGTGAATGTGGGTCTTCGACACCACGCTGCTCATCTACCTCGCGAAGGTCGACCGACTCATACTCGTCGAGCACCTGGAAACGACGTGTATTATTCCTGAACGCATCTACGAGGAGGTCGTCGAAACCGGTCTTGACCAGGGATATCCGGAGGCCCGTCACATCGAGCGCAGCGTCGATGCCGACAGGTTTGATGTCGTGTCAGTGGAGACTACCCCGCTGCTGTCCCGTCTCCAGGATAACAGCAACCTCAGCGACGCCGATGTCGCTGTTCTCGCCTGCGCCGACGCCCACGATGGCGTGGCCGTGATGGATGAGACGTACGGCCGTGACGTCGCAGCGGCTGAGGGAATCACAACCCGGGGGGACGGCATATCTCGTGCTAAAACTCGCTAGCGAGGGAACACTCAGTGTCGACGATGCCCGAACCGTAATTGATGCAATGATCGACGAGGGCTGGTACTGCGCTCCTGATGTCTACGCGAAGATCGTCCAGAAACTCGACTCGCTGGCCGACTGATCTGCCCCCGCTGCAGCACGGAGGGAACGATCCATAGCGAGAGTCCGTTCTTCGGTCTGTTCGAGTGCCATCACGAATATGGTTACTAGTCTGATACCATCCACTCAACTACATGTGGACTTTCGCCTCGCTACCACTGCAACTGACTGAATCTGTTGCACGTCGGTGACTTTTTCGAATGCATTAACCAACGTCACGAATTCACGACCTACATTTTGTTGGTTAATATCTGGAGCACCATCTTGGTAGGTCAACCGCCTCGGGGTCAAGCCTCGAGGCTTGTCAGTGGACTCCCGCTCTATCCGCGCAAGGCGGAAGGCGTGTAATCGCCGTTCGCGTTCAGCGTCCCTGACTTGAGGGCCAGTTGACTGGTGGCCCGTCCAGCACCAGACTTGAGCCAGTGCTGGACAAGACGCCACCCGATATTCCGAGCGGCGTTATAATCCGCGTGCAGTTCTTTCCCGCATTTCAGGCACTCGAACTCGCCACCATCTCGATTATCTTCGTGCGTGAACCCGCACTCGCCGTGACTGCACCGCTGAGACGTGTAAGCAGGGGCAACATCGTCCACGTCGATGCCGTACTCTTCGGCCTTGTATTCGACGTGGCGTTGAAGTTCACGGAACGCCCACTGCTGGAACTTCAAGGCGTTCGAGATACGCTCACGGATGTGCGTCAGGTTCTCGAACGCAATAGCCGTGCAGTCGTTCTCCACGGCTTCCTGCACAATCGCTTTAGACACGCGGTGGAGGTAGTCGGCGCTCCACCGGGCGAACCGTGAGCCGATACTCTTGATGGTGAGATGCGCGGAGCGAGTGCCTGTCTGTTGGAGAGTGCCGCGCCGACGTTCATACTCGTCGCGTTTGTGGTTGAGATAGTCCGCATTACCGAGGAACGCTCCCGTGCTGGTGACGACGAGGTATCCGTCCACGTTCAGGTCAACGCCGAGAACCACTCCGTTCTCGGTCTGCTCGTCGCCAGAATCAGCGGGTTCGACTTCTTTCTCCACGGCGACGTGGAGGTAGTACGTACCGTCACGCTTGTGGAGCGTGGCTTCCTTGCATTCCCACTCCGGCGTCCAATACTCCGCAAACGGCGTGCCGTCCTCCTCGTTAGGTGTGACGAACTCGGCGGTCACGCGGTCGTCCACAGTGGCGAGTGTCACGTGGTCGTCGTTGTACGTGATGGTGCGCCCGTTGTACACGACAACGCTCCCTCGGAACTCGGGCTTGCCTGCTTTCTTGCCATCGTCGAGGATGCGGTCTTTGCAGTTGCCGAGTGCGTCTGCGGCGAGGTTGCGGGCGGATTGGACGAGACTGGCTTGTAGACTAGTCTGCTCCCGAACCTCTGTGTAGGTTTGTTCGTGGAGCGTATTTTTGGTGTCCTCGATTTCTGTGGGGTCGTCGCTCCATCCAGCGTCAGCGACGTGTTGGGCCGCTTGACGGAATTGCTCGAACGTTGCATCGAGAACGCTGTGAGCGTCCTCGGGAACGTCGAGCTTTAGCTGGATGTTACGGACGACCTCCATACTTCATAATTACTTCTATAGATATTTGAAAGTATTTACTTGAGGTGGTGGAGTCGGCCCTGCCATCGTGCGTGGTTTGTGTCATCGAGTGTCGGCTTCCTCCCCGACCTCAAGGGTCGGGGTATCCGCCTCGCAACCTCTATGAAAGACTGGAGTAGTCGCTGGAGACCGACGACGAGAATGTCCTCTGGCAGCTTACGAATAGGCGTCGTTGAACTCCCGTTCACGGCGCATCAGCTCCTCGACACCGTACTCAAGAATACCCCGCCCCATTTCCGTCGGCCGATAGTACGTGTAAAAACCCTGGCTGTCAGCGGTCCGTCGCTGGCGCTTGTCGACGAGCCCGACGTCGACGAGTTCGTCGAGATGGTAGTGGAAATTGTGGGATTCGACATCGACCGCGGCCTTGAGATCGGCAGCACTCAGTTCGTCGTTGACGACGAGCGTGCGGAGGATCCGGAACCGCGTCGGGTGGCCGATCGCCTGTTGCATCGCGAGGTACTCCTCGAGCGTCAGTCCGCTCTCTTCGGGAAGCGGCGGGTCCGGCTGACGAACCTCCTCTGTTGGATGGCGATTGGTTTCGGACATTTAGGGGATGCCTCGAGTCCTACGTTGGGACGCCACGTACTTAGTCGTTCTCGACTAGAATATTCCTGAAAACACTGAGATTTATATACTACCGTTCCGAATCAACGAGTCGAATGCGGCAACGGATTATCGACAATCTCCCCCGTGCCGCCGGTGATTCAGATGCGCTCGCTCCAGTCCGGCGGGAACAGTTTCTCGTCTATCTGATGGGCCCATACCGGACATTCGACGTCGACGCGCTGCTGCCGGCGGACGCCAATGTCGAAACCGATGCCCCATCGTTTGCGACGTGGGACGAGACCAGCGGCGAGTACGCCGAAGACGAGGTGTTGCGGCTCCTGCAGGAAACGCGGGACTGCCTCCGCGACCGCGGGTTTAATGCTTTTCTCGCAATCGACGTCGGGATCCCGCTCGACGAGATGGATGCCGCCACACAGAGTATCGCCTTTGCGAAGGCGAGTAATGCAACGATCTTCATCGCTCCACAGGTCGGCGACAACCTCGGTGTCGGGATCGAGATCGGGAGCGTCCTCGAGGATATTCTGTCGACAGCTGGAATGCAGGGGCCGGCGGCCGATGCAACGCCACCAACGCGTGCGCGACGGGTTATGGTCGCGACCGAACCATCGGTTCGAAGTGCGATGCTTGGCGCCGTCCACGCGCGCTGGGACGCCAGTGTCCGGACGTTCGCCGACGCCGCGGACTGTTGTCGGCTCTGCGCACAGTTCTGTACCCACATTCAGAACGAGGAACTCTATGGCTCGCTCGACCGTCTGGACTGATCGGACTCGTGGTCACCCCGAGAAGACCTCTTCGCCGGAGCTGCTGCGAGAGTCACCCGAGAGCGATCTCATTGTACCTCGGAACCAGTTCGAAAGCTCGTGAGTTCGTCGATTCGATCTTCCAAGTCTTCGATCTCGCTGCGGAGGACATCTGCCTCCTCGCTTTCAGTCGAGTGAGCTACCGTCCACTACTGTGCTCGTCACCTTCGAGCGCGTCCCGAAGCCCGTCTGGAAGTAGGGAAAACGGCTTCTCCGCGTGAAAGGCGACGTTCTCGTAGGCCTGCTCGACGTGTTTTCGCTTCGAGTCCTCACACTCCTCGGCGAGCGCTTCCAGTTCGTCCATCATGGACCAGAGTTGGTCCTCGGCTTCGAGCATCTCGGCGGTCAGCGCCAGTTCCTTGATTGCCTTGGCGGCTGCGCGTCGCACGCGGCCGTCGTCGTCGCGGAGTGCGTCCACGTAGAGGTCCCGCAGTCGTTCGCGGTGGGTCGCGATCTCGTCGAGCGTCCACTCGCCCGGTACCGCTTCGTCGGTGAGGTCCGAACCGACCGTTCGATAGGCCAGGCGCGGATACAGACCGGCCGCAAAGCGAATCACGGACTGTCGCTGGTATCCATCGTCGGCCTCGTAGAGGTCGCGACACATCTCGAAACACTCGTCGAACAGGGCGGCTCGTTCCTCGAGTTCGGTATTCTCGATTTCGTCCATCGCCCGATTCACGTGCTCGGTGTCGCCCGAGGAGAGCGCGTCGGCGAACGCCTCGCGAGTGTGATCCATACGCGTTGTTGGTCGGATGGCGGCGTAATTCCTCGGATCGGGGTTCGAGAGGATCTCCGTTCCTCACCCGGCGGCGTCGTCGACGTAGTCTTCACGCCACCAGACGGTCCGGCCCGCAGGCGACCTGACCGCAGTCGCCGTGAACACCTCGACGGAGAACGTCTCCGTTATGGCCGTATCCGATCCGTGTAGATGGGTAGCGAGATAGCGCAGTAGTTCGGTGATCGCTTCGTCACTCCACGTATACTTCTCCCGGAGCACGAGCAGGGCGTATGTCCGATCCTCGTCGAGTGACCAGATCGTGGCTGTGGCGAGTCTGGCGCTGACGTGATCGTCGGCGACCACGTCCGGATGTGTGGTGTCGATGTGCCAGAGTGTCGCTTCCTCGGACTGAAAGAGCGGGAGCGGATCGAGGTGCTCGGACTGGAGATGTTCGGGCGTCAGTTCCATACGTGGTTCGTACGGCTGGCGGAACTATAATCGACCCCAATTCGGGAAATCCTGAAGAAGAGCTACCGCGAACGAACAGTCATGGCCGACTACATCGTGGAACTCAAAGATTCGGTCTTTCGCGAGACACCACTCGCGGAGGCGAATTTCGATGAGGATGGTCGACTTATGTTCGGCTCGAAAGCGGACGCAGAGGAGTGGGTGACTGAACAGAACCGAGAACACACGAGCAGGGGGCAACTCACGCTCCACACCGCGCATCCGGCCGACACGTCGGATGTCGACGCCTACGTCGTCTTCCAGCCGGTGAAAGGCGTCTGGATTCCAGATTCGTAGGCCCACAGTCCCCCAACCGTCCACTACAGTATTACTACTGGCCCAGGCCATAGATACGTACAAGGATGGCGGGTTCCGACCCGACACTCACGGAGGCAGCAGTCCGGGATCTGGCACGTCCCCAGTCATACGACCGGGGGGAGAACTACTACGACGAGGGTGCCGTCGTCGAACTCGTCCGGCGCGGTGAGACGATCCGAGCGGCGGTTGAAGGCAGCCAGTACGAGCCCTACCAGGTGCGGATCGAGCTCGACAAAACCGGGGTCGTCGACACGGCGTGTTCCTGCCCGTACGATCACGGTGGAATTTGCAAGCACCGTGTCGCCGTCCTCCTGACGTACGTCCGTGATCCCGACAGGATCGACCAGCGACCGCCAGTCTCCGAACTGGTCGCCGACGCGGACCCCGAGGATCTCCGTGACGTTCTCGTTGACCTTGTCGAGAGTCGCCCGGAGCTGGCAGAGCAGGTTGAGTCCCGGCTCGAAACAGTTCGGTCCGAAGAGGCGGATGATGACGCTCGCGACCGCACGCCCGACATCAATCGGGAGTCGATCCGCCAGCAGGTGCAGTACATTCTCCGTCCCACCGAGAGACGTAGCGCCCACGCGTACGACCCGTATGAGGCCGTCGAAACTGACGTCGAGACGTTGCGAAACCTGCTCGACCAGGCACGGACAGCCGTCGAGGCTGGCGACGGCGAGACAGCACTGGATATCCTCGAACCGTTGGCCGACGAACTCATGGACGAGGAGTGGCTCGCTCTCTCGTACGACGATTCGAACGCCATCTTCGAGTTTTTCGACGAGGTCGACCGAGTGCTGGCCGAGGCATTGCTCACGGCCGACCTCTCGGAGGCCGAGCGTGCCGACTGGGAGGATCGCCTCTGGGCGTGGGAACAGGAGATGGGGGGCTATACGCACCAGCCACCGTACAGCGTCGCCCTCGAAGCGGCACAGCGGGGCTGGGACTTCGAGCCGGTCCAGCGGGCGATGCAGGGCGACATCGGCTACGCGGACCTCTGGGAGGGCGACCCGCCGTGGTATGCCGAGGACTTCGTCAGGGCCCGACTCAACGTCCTCGAACGCCAGGGCCGCATCGAGGAGTACCTGAACCTGGCGGAGGCTGCGGACCTGATCGACGACTACGGGACCATGCTCATCGAGGAGGGACAGATCGACCAGGCGATCGAGTACGGCCGACGCAACCTGTACTCCCCGGACGAAGCACTCACGCTGGCCAAAGCCCTTCGGGAACACGACCGGCCGGAGGCCGCGCTGGAGATTGCCCAGCACGGATTGGCCCTCGAGGACAGCAGCGGGCAAGCGGAGTTGGCCGAGTGGCTCCGTGATAGAGCTAGCAGCATGGGCGAATCCGAGATTGCGCTGGAG harbors:
- a CDS encoding SWIM zinc finger family protein produces the protein MAGSDPTLTEAAVRDLARPQSYDRGENYYDEGAVVELVRRGETIRAAVEGSQYEPYQVRIELDKTGVVDTACSCPYDHGGICKHRVAVLLTYVRDPDRIDQRPPVSELVADADPEDLRDVLVDLVESRPELAEQVESRLETVRSEEADDDARDRTPDINRESIRQQVQYILRPTERRSAHAYDPYEAVETDVETLRNLLDQARTAVEAGDGETALDILEPLADELMDEEWLALSYDDSNAIFEFFDEVDRVLAEALLTADLSEAERADWEDRLWAWEQEMGGYTHQPPYSVALEAAQRGWDFEPVQRAMQGDIGYADLWEGDPPWYAEDFVRARLNVLERQGRIEEYLNLAEAADLIDDYGTMLIEEGQIDQAIEYGRRNLYSPDEALTLAKALREHDRPEAALEIAQHGLALEDSSGQAELAEWLRDRASSMGESEIALEAAIVVFDASPTLAAYQATEELAGEEWPTVREELLESLADRNTRQRTARRHVEIFLYAERYDEAIAIADRFSDYKVVEPVVEAVWEEHPHWTIDACKEQAEPIIEEGQSQRYRHAVDWLKTAGKAAEVAGELDDWRAYVENLRDEHSQKYKLRPMLEELLEEFERR